A genomic window from Halogeometricum borinquense DSM 11551 includes:
- a CDS encoding ferredoxin: MFEIEIDRTACDGIFACLARDGRFVEDETGLATIDADAEGVIEVARDDERNSVVATVEGNIDDAQLAAQACPPDAITVREVDT; the protein is encoded by the coding sequence ATGTTCGAAATCGAAATCGACCGGACGGCCTGCGACGGCATCTTCGCGTGTCTCGCCCGCGACGGCCGATTCGTCGAAGACGAAACGGGACTCGCAACGATTGATGCGGACGCCGAGGGCGTCATTGAAGTCGCACGCGACGACGAGCGAAACAGCGTCGTCGCGACGGTCGAAGGAAATATCGATGACGCGCAGCTGGCGGCGCAGGCGTGTCCACCTGACGCAATTACGGTTCGAGAGGTAGACACATGA
- a CDS encoding DUF3209 family protein, producing the protein MACAELEALRLALMNITGTVDEGVKQHAEAELEGYLDEPGPIQALAEASTLDEAQRHLDAALVELEEEAMQADDDDPQSGYLRGRVVAVRDAQRTLSRLRGQTDSFLEDLGEAHHTLHETFPVEE; encoded by the coding sequence ATGGCATGCGCTGAACTCGAAGCACTGCGACTCGCACTGATGAACATTACCGGAACCGTCGATGAGGGCGTCAAACAACACGCTGAGGCCGAACTCGAAGGCTATCTGGACGAACCCGGCCCGATACAGGCGCTGGCCGAAGCATCGACACTGGACGAGGCACAGCGTCATCTCGACGCCGCGCTCGTCGAACTTGAAGAGGAAGCGATGCAGGCCGACGACGACGACCCGCAGTCCGGATACCTCCGTGGGCGCGTGGTCGCTGTTCGGGACGCCCAACGGACGCTGAGCCGTCTCCGCGGACAGACGGACTCGTTCCTCGAAGACCTCGGCGAAGCACACCACACGCTCCACGAAACGTTCCCGGTCGAGGAGTGA
- a CDS encoding outer membrane protein assembly factor BamB family protein → MAAFTNRTELGDLEAAASRHNWARSAVAAAAGRVFVGTNDGQVSAFDSALDSELWSADGATSVVSMAATDDCLVVGERGEDSSLRVLDPETGERRWEYATTDDIGTATKESLFFYPYVVDVAVTDDRVIAAARRYERDGDERVWSSVVLGFDRDGAVQWRYRVGASPIALTVENGRVAVAYNRCPKPDQDGLVVLDSETGDTLTTWDPDTDEDRRVGDVAFADGDIAVCCHGDKRGYLLDSDGHEQWGFDLATKQDIDGETVYAYPNHVCVADGVAVFVTGNTFAESTRDPDARHPDEHTAFAVENGEQLWTHSNGGFARAARSSDGRAIIPSAQNFRRRSAETHGVHTFDAEEGHVETDSIAGIPTAVAVGDDVLAVVEEPVEYHDEGVTHGAYRLHTRPATR, encoded by the coding sequence ATGGCCGCCTTCACGAACCGAACTGAACTGGGCGACCTCGAAGCCGCGGCGAGCAGACACAACTGGGCGCGGTCCGCCGTCGCCGCCGCCGCCGGACGGGTGTTCGTGGGAACGAACGACGGACAGGTATCCGCGTTCGACTCGGCTCTCGACAGCGAACTGTGGTCTGCGGACGGCGCGACAAGCGTCGTATCGATGGCCGCAACCGACGACTGCCTCGTCGTCGGCGAACGCGGCGAAGATAGCTCGCTGCGCGTGCTAGACCCGGAGACGGGTGAGCGTCGCTGGGAGTACGCGACGACCGACGACATCGGGACCGCGACGAAGGAGTCGCTGTTTTTCTACCCGTACGTCGTCGATGTCGCGGTCACGGACGACCGGGTAATCGCCGCCGCCAGACGGTACGAACGCGACGGCGACGAGCGAGTCTGGTCGAGCGTCGTCCTCGGCTTCGACCGCGACGGAGCAGTCCAGTGGCGCTACCGAGTCGGTGCCTCACCAATCGCGCTGACTGTCGAGAACGGCCGCGTCGCCGTCGCGTACAACCGGTGTCCGAAGCCCGACCAAGACGGTCTCGTCGTACTGGATAGCGAAACTGGCGACACTCTCACGACGTGGGATCCCGACACCGACGAAGACCGGCGCGTCGGTGACGTGGCGTTCGCGGACGGCGATATCGCCGTCTGTTGTCACGGTGACAAACGCGGTTACCTGCTCGACTCCGACGGCCACGAGCAGTGGGGGTTCGACCTTGCGACGAAGCAGGACATCGATGGGGAGACGGTGTACGCCTATCCGAATCACGTCTGCGTCGCCGACGGCGTTGCCGTCTTCGTAACGGGCAACACGTTCGCCGAATCGACGCGCGACCCGGACGCAAGACATCCGGACGAACATACCGCATTCGCGGTCGAAAACGGAGAGCAACTGTGGACGCACAGCAACGGTGGCTTCGCCCGCGCAGCCAGATCGAGCGACGGGCGCGCGATCATCCCGTCGGCGCAGAACTTCCGGCGGCGAAGCGCCGAAACGCACGGTGTCCACACGTTCGACGCCGAGGAAGGCCACGTCGAGACGGATTCGATTGCGGGTATCCCGACGGCAGTCGCAGTTGGTGACGACGTTCTCGCGGTAGTCGAGGAACCCGTCGAATACCACGACGAAGGCGTCACCCACGGCGCGTATCGACTCCACACACGTCCGGCGACGCGGTAG
- the cobN gene encoding cobaltochelatase subunit CobN, with amino-acid sequence MPTIGLYTATENELGAVQQAAQRLDGIDFVVRSSGDLDEVTDVDAFIDEVESATAVVLWLHGDEDSMPGYDHAVERLSEAGVPLVVKSTGDAFALRDTSVSDADRERAVEYLERGGVVNIENLCRFLAAEYDDFDTDVEDPVSLPTEGVYHPDYPGIEYEELRETFDPDDPTVGVWFYESHWTHANTRYVDALVRRLESLGVNVLPAFCNPATDEEGQENAEWVARNWFSDDDGPIVDAVVSSFMFSLSMSERGRDAADEGDDAEDVFLTELGVPVLQAITTMRSRSRYEGSDTGVMGFELALSVALPEFDGNVITHPISGKERMEDEAGVGSAPKQHFPIEDRIDHVARLAVNWANLRYLPNDEKKVAVVLHNYPPSDDGIGTAFGLDTPASTVNLLHELDSRGYTVGDPPTDGQSLIDDLTSQLTLDDRWVAPEDVRDLSVDVVSPDQYEDWFEATDERFQDHLIEEWGEPPERPFAIPGVEFENVLVTVQPPRGFGMDPSKVYHDSDLQPPHDYLAFYAWMREEFDADAVVHLGTHGSLEWLPGKTVGLNAESAPDQLVGDLPNVYPYIVNNPGEGTQAKRRSYAAIVDYLTPVMRTAGTYDDLSDLEELAREYREAGMDEARPDRGEHLRELVLEAVDDLDLAVELGFEDLDDVHDLETTEFDELVERIHEYLTDVKTTQIRMGLHTMSEPPADDRLVEYLVALTRLPNADTPSLRESVAGVMGVDYDRMRDEPGAYDEALGMYLSEAADHVYDQCVELVETLAEHDFDVPESEVEADADDEVNMNLLVVDIDQLGDAKAKRGAHDDLREVLAFICEEAAPRVAAAADEIPQTADALDGEYVRPGGSGAPTRGGVDLLPTGRNFYTLDPRKVPAKPAWDVGKRVAEGVLERHYDDHDEYPEEFGVVAWGTPTVRTRGETIAQVLAFMGVEPVWTDAGRIDDVEPIPLDELGRPRVDVTTRVSGLFRDAFPQAASVINDAVDAVVDLDEPHDMNYVKKHVEEDTAELEDDGVDEGDAEKLAKHRVFTTTPGGYGAGTNKAVDEGEWDDRSDLADVYVQWGGYALGSRGRVTEAHDAFERRLSGVEATVKIEDTAEQDEFDSSDWYAFHGGFVSAVGEISGSDPASYVGDSSDPDNPQIYTNEEKVRKAMRARVLNPDWLDSMEEHGYKGAGDLSTTVDVTLGWDATTGVISDTLWENLADAYAFDESRQEWMRDVNPWALESITATFLEAIDRGLWDADDDIEEQLRDINLSVEGDLEANTTTVTQSND; translated from the coding sequence ATGCCAACAATCGGCCTGTACACGGCGACTGAGAACGAGTTGGGGGCAGTCCAGCAAGCCGCACAGCGACTCGACGGAATCGATTTCGTCGTCCGGTCGTCGGGCGACCTCGATGAGGTGACCGACGTCGATGCGTTCATCGACGAGGTGGAGTCGGCGACGGCGGTCGTACTCTGGTTACACGGGGACGAGGACAGCATGCCCGGATACGACCACGCCGTCGAACGGCTCTCCGAGGCTGGCGTTCCGCTCGTCGTCAAGTCCACGGGCGACGCCTTCGCACTTCGAGATACGAGCGTCTCCGACGCCGACCGAGAGCGGGCAGTCGAGTATCTCGAACGCGGCGGCGTCGTGAACATCGAGAACCTCTGTCGGTTTCTCGCCGCCGAGTACGACGACTTCGACACGGACGTTGAAGACCCGGTCAGTCTCCCGACGGAAGGCGTGTACCACCCGGATTACCCCGGCATCGAGTACGAAGAGTTACGCGAAACGTTCGACCCCGACGACCCGACAGTCGGCGTCTGGTTCTACGAGTCACACTGGACGCACGCGAACACGCGGTACGTCGATGCGCTGGTACGCCGATTAGAATCTCTCGGCGTGAACGTCCTCCCTGCGTTCTGTAACCCTGCGACCGACGAAGAGGGACAGGAAAACGCCGAATGGGTCGCCCGAAACTGGTTCTCAGACGACGACGGTCCGATTGTTGACGCTGTGGTGAGTTCGTTCATGTTCTCGCTCTCGATGAGCGAGCGGGGGCGGGACGCGGCCGATGAAGGTGACGACGCGGAGGATGTCTTCCTCACCGAACTCGGCGTACCGGTCCTACAGGCGATTACGACGATGCGCTCTCGGTCGCGGTACGAAGGGAGCGATACCGGCGTCATGGGCTTCGAACTCGCCCTGTCGGTCGCTCTCCCCGAGTTCGACGGGAACGTCATCACGCATCCGATCAGCGGGAAAGAGCGGATGGAAGACGAAGCGGGCGTCGGCAGCGCGCCGAAGCAACACTTCCCAATCGAAGACCGTATCGACCACGTCGCTCGACTCGCGGTCAACTGGGCGAATCTGCGATATCTGCCGAACGACGAGAAAAAGGTCGCCGTCGTCCTCCACAACTACCCGCCGAGCGACGACGGCATCGGCACGGCGTTCGGACTCGATACGCCAGCCAGCACGGTCAACCTCCTGCACGAACTCGACAGTCGCGGCTACACCGTTGGCGACCCGCCGACGGACGGACAGTCGCTCATCGACGACCTCACCTCGCAGCTAACGCTTGACGACCGCTGGGTCGCCCCCGAGGACGTACGCGACCTCAGCGTCGATGTCGTCTCACCCGACCAGTACGAAGACTGGTTCGAGGCGACCGACGAGCGGTTCCAAGACCACCTGATCGAGGAGTGGGGTGAACCGCCGGAACGACCCTTTGCGATTCCCGGCGTTGAATTCGAGAACGTCCTCGTCACCGTCCAACCGCCGCGCGGATTCGGGATGGACCCCTCGAAAGTCTACCACGACTCGGACCTCCAACCGCCGCACGACTACCTCGCCTTCTACGCGTGGATGCGGGAAGAGTTCGACGCCGACGCTGTCGTCCATCTCGGCACCCACGGGAGCCTCGAATGGCTTCCGGGCAAGACCGTCGGCTTGAACGCCGAGAGCGCGCCGGACCAGCTAGTCGGCGACCTGCCGAACGTCTATCCGTACATCGTCAACAACCCCGGCGAGGGCACACAGGCCAAACGGCGGTCGTACGCGGCTATCGTCGATTACCTCACGCCGGTCATGCGAACCGCCGGGACGTACGACGACCTTTCGGACCTCGAAGAACTCGCCCGAGAGTACCGCGAAGCGGGTATGGACGAGGCGCGACCGGACCGCGGCGAACACCTCCGCGAACTCGTCTTGGAAGCGGTCGATGATCTCGACCTCGCAGTCGAACTCGGATTCGAGGATCTCGACGACGTTCACGATTTGGAGACGACAGAGTTCGACGAACTCGTCGAGCGAATCCACGAGTACCTGACCGACGTGAAGACGACGCAGATTCGGATGGGTCTGCACACGATGAGCGAACCACCGGCGGACGACCGCCTCGTGGAGTACCTCGTCGCCCTCACCAGACTTCCGAACGCCGACACGCCGAGTCTTCGAGAGAGCGTCGCGGGCGTCATGGGCGTCGATTACGACCGAATGCGTGACGAACCGGGAGCTTACGACGAAGCACTCGGAATGTACCTTTCGGAGGCCGCAGACCACGTCTACGACCAGTGCGTGGAGTTGGTCGAAACCCTCGCGGAACACGACTTCGACGTACCCGAATCGGAGGTCGAAGCCGACGCCGACGACGAGGTGAACATGAACCTCCTCGTCGTGGATATCGACCAATTGGGCGACGCGAAAGCAAAGCGCGGCGCACACGATGACCTCCGCGAAGTGCTGGCGTTCATCTGCGAGGAAGCCGCTCCGCGCGTTGCTGCTGCTGCCGACGAGATTCCGCAAACTGCGGACGCACTCGACGGCGAGTACGTCCGACCGGGCGGAAGCGGCGCACCGACCCGCGGCGGGGTAGACCTGCTCCCGACGGGCCGGAACTTCTACACGCTCGATCCTCGCAAAGTGCCCGCAAAGCCGGCGTGGGACGTTGGCAAACGCGTCGCTGAAGGCGTTCTTGAACGGCACTACGACGACCACGACGAGTACCCAGAGGAGTTCGGTGTCGTCGCGTGGGGAACACCGACCGTTCGAACGCGCGGCGAGACGATTGCGCAGGTACTCGCGTTCATGGGTGTGGAACCGGTCTGGACCGACGCGGGCCGCATCGACGACGTGGAGCCGATTCCGCTCGATGAACTCGGTCGTCCCCGCGTTGACGTGACGACGCGCGTCTCGGGGCTGTTCCGCGACGCGTTCCCGCAAGCGGCGAGCGTCATCAACGACGCCGTCGATGCGGTGGTCGATCTGGACGAACCGCACGACATGAACTACGTCAAAAAGCACGTCGAGGAGGACACTGCGGAGTTAGAAGACGACGGCGTTGACGAAGGCGACGCCGAAAAACTCGCCAAACACCGCGTGTTCACGACGACGCCCGGCGGCTACGGCGCGGGAACCAACAAGGCCGTCGATGAGGGCGAGTGGGACGACCGCAGCGACCTCGCAGACGTGTACGTCCAGTGGGGTGGCTACGCCCTCGGGAGTCGCGGTCGCGTGACCGAAGCCCACGACGCGTTCGAACGACGCCTGAGCGGCGTCGAAGCGACGGTGAAAATCGAAGACACAGCCGAGCAGGACGAGTTCGACTCCTCGGACTGGTACGCCTTCCACGGCGGGTTCGTCTCCGCCGTCGGCGAGATTTCCGGCAGCGATCCGGCGTCGTACGTCGGCGACTCAAGCGATCCGGACAACCCTCAGATCTACACCAACGAGGAGAAGGTTCGCAAGGCGATGCGCGCTCGCGTCCTCAACCCAGATTGGCTCGACAGCATGGAAGAACACGGCTACAAAGGCGCGGGCGACCTCTCGACGACGGTCGATGTCACACTCGGTTGGGACGCAACGACCGGTGTCATCAGCGACACGCTCTGGGAGAACCTCGCCGACGCCTACGCCTTCGACGAGTCACGCCAAGAGTGGATGCGTGACGTGAACCCGTGGGCGCTCGAAAGCATCACGGCGACGTTCTTAGAGGCCATCGACCGCGGTCTGTGGGACGCCGATGACGACATCGAAGAACAGTTGCGGGATATCAACCTCTCGGTCGAGGGCGACCTCGAAGCGAACACGACCACCGTCACACAGTCCAATGACTGA
- a CDS encoding CbiX/SirB N-terminal domain-containing protein, with amino-acid sequence MRTEQPSLDDDAILLVGHGSRREKSNEQVRTLAGKLETELSVPVDAAYIELAEPSIEDAIETLAPTCRTLTVIPLSLFAASHVKNDVPMAVQTARTKYDDVTFHFGSHLGIHPSIVDLLDDRIRTVESDLGVDRDNDDVAVVLCARGSSDPDSNGDVHKLSRLLYEGREFTRVEPSFIGVTSPRLEDTLHSVAKDRPDAVVVVPYMLGDGVLTQRIIDTAETFDDEYPYVRAGASGPLGTDERLVDVLADRCQEARSGSVEMSCDTCKYKVELSGYEDDQGGARAMLRSLVHQAEHADRSDVDDDPHVHDAPAKHVAVCTNQTCAASGAATVLEQLRQHARDSDDCDVHFSRSSCLGQCGDGPIVAVYPDSIWYGSVTPDDTERIVSSHLERDRIVSDLVHQSL; translated from the coding sequence ATGCGTACCGAGCAGCCCTCACTCGACGACGACGCGATACTCCTCGTCGGACACGGGTCGCGCCGGGAGAAGTCGAACGAACAGGTTCGGACACTCGCCGGTAAACTGGAAACCGAACTGTCCGTACCCGTCGATGCGGCGTATATCGAGCTTGCTGAGCCGTCAATCGAGGACGCTATCGAGACGTTGGCACCGACCTGTCGGACGCTGACGGTGATCCCGCTGTCGTTGTTCGCCGCCAGCCACGTCAAAAACGACGTGCCGATGGCGGTTCAGACCGCCCGGACGAAGTACGATGACGTGACGTTCCACTTCGGGTCGCATCTCGGAATCCATCCGTCGATTGTGGACCTGCTCGATGACCGCATCCGGACTGTCGAATCCGATCTCGGAGTTGACCGAGACAACGACGACGTGGCCGTGGTGCTGTGCGCTCGCGGGTCGAGCGACCCGGACTCCAACGGCGACGTACACAAGCTTTCGCGGCTGCTGTACGAAGGCCGCGAGTTCACTCGCGTCGAACCGTCGTTCATCGGCGTCACGTCGCCCCGACTCGAAGACACGCTCCACAGCGTCGCAAAGGACCGACCGGACGCGGTCGTCGTCGTCCCCTACATGCTCGGTGACGGCGTCCTGACGCAGCGGATCATCGATACGGCGGAGACGTTCGATGACGAATATCCGTACGTTCGTGCCGGCGCGTCCGGCCCGCTCGGAACCGACGAACGACTCGTGGACGTACTCGCGGACCGCTGTCAGGAAGCGCGCTCCGGAAGCGTCGAGATGTCGTGTGACACCTGCAAGTACAAAGTCGAACTGTCGGGGTACGAAGACGACCAAGGCGGCGCGCGGGCGATGCTCCGCTCGCTCGTCCATCAGGCCGAACACGCCGACCGCAGCGACGTGGACGACGACCCGCACGTCCACGATGCGCCCGCAAAACACGTTGCCGTCTGTACGAACCAGACCTGTGCCGCAAGCGGCGCTGCGACCGTGCTCGAACAACTCAGACAACACGCGCGAGATTCGGACGACTGCGACGTTCACTTCTCGCGGAGTTCGTGTCTGGGGCAGTGCGGCGACGGCCCCATCGTCGCCGTCTACCCCGACAGCATCTGGTACGGGAGCGTGACACCCGACGACACAGAACGCATCGTTTCGTCCCACCTCGAACGGGACCGCATCGTCTCCGACCTCGTACACCAATCACTCTAA
- a CDS encoding ATP-binding protein — MSAETLPFPAIVGQEELKRALLAVGVNEQIDGLLVRGEKGTAKSTAVRALTDLLPEQTVVAACPYGCPPDDPTRQCDSCRERDDYDVETRPVPLVTLPLGATRDRVAGTLSVSDALAGDASFDPGLLARANRGILYVDEVNLLEDHLVDLLLDAAASGVNRVERDGVSVEHPAEFTLIGTMNPEEGDLRPQLRDRFALQATVTGCRSVEDRVTIIDRALDGSHDARNTDGGDTDGVSNEAGLAADQYDDAVATLEQDVRTAHNRLERVTLPTDFKVEIAELCLDAGVEGHRADIAIARTARTLAALDGRTKVIGGDVRDAAELALPHRLRSRPFDDAPDTDDVLDDHFEDESDSGESGDGETGDDADTGDDEPGDGEDSADGETGGDTDASDADGTDSDTGDGDESGAADDDSDGSQRPDRTGSSDDERTAEESEAETAADDDQRGDSPDEDGSSDDEGDGGDEDGNPDEATPLLPGQQRAAVGAADEPPVDDTALRSETPGEGTRATVGESRHGRGSRVRTEPATNTDDIDVPASVRAAASNGRTQIDRSDLRTSVNRGTARTLIVFVVDASASMRPAMRETKGTVMSLLEDAYQQRDEVAFVAVAGDEAEVVLPPTDSVSLAARHLKQLPAGDRTPLPSGLDAAHRLVTRADADSSLVVVVTDGRANVADGSPTAATRSAARHLATSDASVVLVDAGDDGTGLTDILESETGARRISLADLSAERVSEAAASVHDA, encoded by the coding sequence ATGTCTGCAGAGACACTGCCGTTCCCGGCAATCGTCGGACAAGAGGAGTTAAAGCGGGCGCTGTTGGCCGTTGGCGTCAACGAACAGATCGACGGACTCCTCGTCCGCGGCGAGAAGGGAACGGCGAAATCGACTGCCGTGCGGGCACTCACCGACCTGCTTCCCGAACAGACGGTGGTCGCGGCGTGTCCGTACGGCTGTCCGCCGGACGACCCGACGCGGCAGTGTGACTCCTGCCGGGAGCGTGACGACTACGACGTGGAGACGCGCCCGGTTCCGCTCGTCACCCTTCCGCTCGGAGCGACCCGCGACCGTGTGGCGGGAACGCTGTCTGTCTCGGACGCGCTCGCCGGTGACGCGTCGTTCGACCCCGGTCTTCTCGCTCGCGCGAACCGCGGTATTCTCTACGTTGACGAGGTCAATCTGTTGGAGGACCATCTCGTTGATCTGTTATTGGACGCCGCGGCCAGCGGCGTCAATCGCGTCGAACGTGACGGTGTGAGTGTCGAGCATCCCGCCGAGTTCACGCTCATCGGGACGATGAACCCCGAGGAAGGCGACCTTCGTCCGCAACTTCGAGACCGCTTTGCGCTCCAAGCGACCGTCACCGGGTGCCGCTCCGTCGAGGACCGCGTGACGATCATCGACCGCGCGCTCGACGGCAGTCACGACGCCCGAAATACCGACGGTGGGGATACCGACGGCGTGAGCAACGAGGCGGGACTGGCCGCCGACCAATATGACGACGCGGTGGCGACGCTCGAACAGGACGTACGAACGGCCCATAACCGGTTGGAACGCGTTACTCTCCCGACCGATTTCAAGGTCGAAATCGCGGAACTCTGTCTCGACGCGGGTGTTGAGGGTCACCGTGCCGATATCGCCATCGCCCGGACGGCGCGAACGCTCGCGGCGCTCGACGGCCGAACCAAAGTCATCGGCGGCGACGTTCGTGACGCCGCCGAACTCGCGCTTCCCCATCGGCTTCGAAGCCGCCCGTTCGACGACGCACCTGACACCGACGACGTTCTCGACGACCACTTCGAGGATGAGTCTGATTCGGGTGAATCCGGTGACGGTGAAACGGGAGATGACGCCGATACTGGCGACGACGAACCCGGTGACGGCGAGGACAGTGCTGACGGCGAAACGGGAGGCGACACGGACGCTTCCGACGCGGACGGCACCGACTCCGATACCGGCGACGGTGACGAATCCGGCGCTGCTGACGACGACTCCGATGGGTCGCAACGCCCCGACCGAACTGGCTCGTCGGACGATGAACGGACGGCCGAGGAGAGCGAGGCGGAAACAGCCGCTGACGACGACCAGCGCGGCGACTCGCCGGACGAAGACGGCAGCAGCGACGACGAAGGGGACGGTGGCGACGAGGACGGCAACCCGGACGAAGCGACGCCGCTTCTGCCCGGACAGCAGCGCGCGGCGGTCGGTGCGGCCGACGAACCGCCGGTGGATGACACGGCACTCCGCTCGGAGACGCCCGGCGAAGGGACGCGGGCTACCGTAGGTGAGTCGCGCCACGGACGTGGATCACGGGTCCGAACCGAACCGGCGACGAACACCGACGACATTGACGTTCCGGCCTCGGTCCGGGCGGCGGCGTCCAACGGCCGAACCCAAATCGACCGGAGCGATCTCAGAACGTCCGTCAACCGCGGTACTGCCCGAACGCTCATCGTGTTCGTCGTGGACGCGAGCGCCTCGATGCGCCCCGCGATGCGCGAGACGAAAGGCACCGTCATGTCGCTTCTCGAAGACGCCTACCAACAGCGAGATGAAGTCGCGTTCGTCGCAGTCGCCGGTGACGAGGCCGAAGTCGTCCTCCCACCGACTGACAGCGTGTCGCTCGCGGCGCGCCACCTGAAGCAACTCCCTGCGGGCGACCGAACGCCGCTTCCCTCCGGATTGGACGCCGCGCACCGACTCGTCACGCGCGCCGATGCGGACTCGTCTCTCGTTGTCGTCGTAACCGACGGTCGCGCGAACGTCGCTGACGGCAGTCCGACCGCAGCGACGCGGTCGGCGGCGCGACACCTCGCAACCAGCGACGCGTCGGTGGTCCTCGTCGATGCCGGAGACGACGGTACCGGGTTGACTGACATTCTCGAATCCGAAACCGGCGCTCGGCGCATTTCGCTCGCTGATCTTTCGGCAGAGCGAGTGTCGGAAGCCGCGGCGTCGGTTCACGACGCTTGA